The following are from one region of the Streptomyces tuirus genome:
- a CDS encoding BON domain-containing protein produces the protein MSTHGSKDAGGGPPAENLDYRIAHLQDRLASGELGELGLRVEARGRTVLLAGTVPSAPCRDEILRTVHEELAGVPVHSDLVVTEASSPDHAEELS, from the coding sequence ATGAGCACCCACGGTTCCAAGGACGCGGGCGGCGGACCGCCTGCCGAGAACCTGGACTACCGCATCGCCCACCTCCAGGACCGCCTCGCCTCCGGTGAGCTCGGTGAACTGGGCCTACGCGTCGAGGCCCGCGGCCGGACGGTGCTGCTCGCCGGCACCGTGCCCTCGGCGCCCTGCCGCGACGAGATCCTGCGCACCGTCCACGAGGAGCTCGCCGGGGTCCCCGTGCACAGCGACCTCGTGGTCACCGAGGCGTCCTCCCCCGACCACGCGGAGGAGCTCTCATGA
- a CDS encoding nucleotidyltransferase family protein codes for MTQNGDDATLVRRRGIPDLRTAPDGDEPAPPQDPQADQPLQELPQDRNQALLEAAKQVGALLKRKGHLFALAGSVAAYAHGGEKNLQHDVDFAIRPEDAEAVAATLHEAGLTVYTPPEDWLIKATCFGQPVDIIFELAHRPVGADMLERAVELPVDSVRMPVLAPTDLLWSLTAAFSEHHCDFGAALPIARALREKVDWERVRRDCGDEPMPAAFFFLLERLNVI; via the coding sequence ATGACGCAGAACGGTGATGACGCGACGCTCGTCCGGCGACGGGGGATCCCCGACCTCCGGACGGCACCGGACGGGGACGAGCCCGCGCCACCACAGGACCCGCAGGCGGACCAGCCCCTGCAGGAACTCCCCCAGGACCGCAACCAGGCGCTTCTGGAGGCGGCCAAGCAGGTCGGTGCCCTGCTCAAGCGCAAGGGGCATCTGTTCGCGCTGGCCGGCAGCGTGGCCGCCTACGCCCACGGCGGCGAGAAGAACCTGCAGCACGACGTCGATTTCGCGATCCGTCCCGAGGACGCGGAAGCGGTGGCGGCCACGCTCCACGAAGCCGGGCTGACGGTCTACACGCCGCCGGAGGACTGGCTGATCAAGGCCACCTGTTTCGGTCAGCCGGTCGACATCATCTTCGAGCTGGCGCACCGGCCGGTCGGCGCGGACATGCTGGAGCGGGCGGTGGAGCTGCCGGTCGACTCGGTGCGCATGCCCGTGCTCGCCCCGACCGATCTGCTGTGGAGTCTGACCGCCGCGTTCTCCGAGCACCACTGCGACTTCGGGGCCGCCCTGCCCATCGCCCGCGCCCTGCGGGAGAAGGTCGACTGGGAGCGGGTACGGCGCGACTGCGGGGACGAGCCCATGCCGGCGGCCTTCTTCTTCCTGCTGGAGCGCCTGAACGTCATCTGA